From the Magnetococcus sp. PR-3 genome, one window contains:
- a CDS encoding M48 family metalloprotease, with amino-acid sequence MFKQRPYRPLLSLWILLLLVLPAKVSQAASVRLITDPEVMALIQAMGKPLVKSAGLNPERVKFFVILDNSINAFALANQYVVFNSGLILKAKHYDEIAGVIAHELGHLKAGHHIKLKADARTALAKQVVGAALGIAAGVAGSGEGASAFLIGSNAIARQGLLDSSRVKEQQADRLAVDYMIRAAMDPEGVSRFFKTLYQLQRMNPVPPAYLSTHPLGLERLHAGQDLIDRLRENMGAFPTHERVQWQHQLKRIQAKLEASASKDLLTFLRQQRLKLRRMLPGTPEHFAVRYGIALGMRYAGQLEKAEEGMRLLLKENPNDPYLMRELGLVVLDHGRPEEAIILFRQAVARAGQHPDMHYRLAFALHEAGQFDEAANILYRLTSQYIEQNAPLYLLGVVEGKRGNLGMSHTALARYERRRLKTKRALWHYRQALKHLPVKDALRNRIKVEIKAAKEEAKKYKK; translated from the coding sequence ATGTTCAAACAACGACCATATCGCCCCTTATTGAGCCTGTGGATACTCTTATTACTTGTTCTCCCTGCCAAGGTATCCCAAGCGGCATCGGTTCGGTTAATTACAGATCCGGAGGTCATGGCTTTGATCCAGGCCATGGGCAAACCCCTGGTCAAATCCGCCGGGTTGAACCCCGAACGGGTTAAGTTCTTTGTGATCCTGGATAACAGCATTAACGCCTTTGCTTTGGCCAACCAATATGTCGTATTCAACAGCGGCCTTATTTTAAAAGCCAAACACTATGATGAAATTGCAGGGGTCATTGCCCACGAGCTGGGCCACCTTAAGGCAGGCCACCATATTAAATTAAAAGCCGACGCCCGTACCGCGCTGGCCAAACAGGTGGTCGGTGCGGCACTGGGTATTGCTGCAGGTGTTGCGGGAAGCGGAGAGGGTGCCAGTGCCTTTTTAATCGGTAGTAACGCCATCGCCCGGCAGGGTCTTTTAGACTCCTCCCGCGTGAAAGAACAACAGGCTGACCGGTTGGCTGTCGATTATATGATCCGTGCAGCCATGGATCCCGAAGGGGTCTCCCGCTTCTTTAAGACCCTCTATCAACTCCAACGCATGAACCCTGTACCGCCGGCTTACCTAAGTACCCACCCGCTGGGGTTGGAGCGCCTGCACGCCGGACAGGATCTTATTGACCGCTTAAGAGAAAACATGGGGGCTTTTCCCACCCATGAACGGGTGCAGTGGCAACACCAGCTCAAACGTATTCAAGCCAAGTTGGAAGCCTCCGCCAGTAAGGATCTTTTAACCTTTCTCCGTCAACAGCGGCTTAAACTCAGACGTATGCTACCAGGTACCCCTGAACACTTTGCGGTACGTTACGGCATTGCCCTAGGGATGCGCTATGCAGGCCAACTGGAAAAAGCAGAAGAGGGGATGCGCCTTCTATTAAAAGAGAACCCCAATGATCCCTATCTCATGCGGGAGTTGGGGCTGGTGGTGCTGGACCATGGCCGCCCGGAAGAGGCTATCATACTCTTTCGTCAGGCTGTGGCCCGTGCAGGTCAACATCCGGATATGCACTATCGTCTCGCCTTTGCCCTGCATGAGGCGGGTCAGTTTGACGAAGCCGCCAATATACTCTACCGCCTAACCAGCCAGTATATTGAACAGAATGCCCCCCTCTATCTCTTAGGGGTTGTGGAAGGGAAGCGGGGTAACCTGGGTATGAGCCACACCGCCCTGGCCCGTTACGAACGTCGGCGGCTAAAGACCAAACGTGCCCTGTGGCATTACCGTCAGGCCTTAAAACATCTGCCCGTTAAAGATGCGTTGCGCAACCGTATTAAGGTCGAGATCAAAGCCGCAAAAGAAGAGGCTAAAAAGTATAAAAAATAG
- the fliJ gene encoding flagellar export protein FliJ — MAVNRFSRLVELRRLREEAQGGEYAKVLADLNDLKQQVTLLDQETEQARADALDLVGDHTTILSGDMIAGFFEGQKVRRTRLLEAVEKSEPLVEAAKQRWLEARKGLRQAEKLEEKTDLKLQKEALRVENRMLDMAGVVRHIRQQDKETML, encoded by the coding sequence GTGGCGGTTAACCGTTTCAGCCGGCTTGTTGAGCTACGTCGTTTGCGCGAAGAGGCGCAAGGGGGCGAGTATGCCAAAGTTTTGGCAGACCTGAATGACTTGAAACAGCAGGTCACCCTGTTGGATCAGGAGACAGAGCAGGCCCGTGCGGATGCTTTGGATCTGGTGGGCGACCATACCACCATTCTCTCTGGTGATATGATCGCGGGCTTTTTTGAAGGGCAAAAGGTTCGGCGTACACGACTATTAGAAGCTGTAGAGAAGAGTGAGCCCCTTGTTGAGGCCGCCAAGCAACGATGGCTTGAGGCACGTAAGGGGTTACGTCAGGCAGAAAAACTGGAAGAAAAAACCGACCTTAAGTTGCAAAAAGAGGCACTGAGGGTCGAGAACCGAATGTTGGACATGGCCGGGGTGGTGCGTCACATTCGGCAGCAAGATAAGGAGACCATGCTGTGA